The following coding sequences lie in one Pseudomonas sp. SL4(2022) genomic window:
- a CDS encoding 2OG-Fe(II) oxygenase: MTTDTHTALLTHIVDDLAEHGWSLQTQFIAPSLTLKLAEECRKRAAQGALAPAGVGRGAQQQIREGVRGDHIQWLEAGQQASCDEYLQVLDELRQALNQGLYLGLEDFEGHFALYPPGAFYQKHLDRFRDDDRRAVSVVFYLNEDWQAEQGGALRLYLANGETRDVLPQAGSLLVFLSADMPHEVLPACRDRLSLTGWFRRRGNGPL, encoded by the coding sequence ATGACGACCGATACCCACACCGCACTTCTGACGCACATCGTTGACGACCTGGCCGAGCACGGCTGGTCGTTGCAAACGCAGTTCATTGCGCCTTCTCTGACCCTGAAACTGGCCGAAGAGTGCCGTAAACGTGCCGCACAAGGTGCATTGGCGCCCGCCGGTGTGGGCCGCGGCGCGCAGCAACAGATTCGCGAAGGAGTGCGCGGTGACCATATCCAGTGGCTGGAGGCCGGGCAGCAGGCAAGCTGCGATGAGTATCTGCAGGTGCTGGATGAGCTACGCCAGGCGCTGAACCAGGGTTTATACCTGGGTTTGGAAGACTTCGAAGGGCACTTTGCGTTGTATCCACCGGGTGCGTTCTACCAGAAACATCTGGACCGGTTCCGTGATGATGACCGTCGCGCGGTATCGGTGGTGTTTTATCTCAACGAGGACTGGCAGGCTGAGCAGGGCGGCGCGCTGCGGTTGTACCTGGCGAATGGCGAAACGCGTGATGTGTTGCCGCAGGCGGGCAGTCTGCTGGTGTTTCTGTCTGCCGACATGCCTCATGAGGTTTTGCCGGCGTGCCGTGACCGTTTGTCCTTAACCGGCTGGTTTCGCCGGCGCGGCAATGGGCCACTCTAG
- a CDS encoding penicillin acylase family protein: MKRTLTALALIVAASAAGAYWYIDSKQPQRDGERQLSHLQAAVTVDYDERGVPHIQAQSEADMYRALGYVHAQDRLFQMEILRRLARGELAEILGSKLVDTDRLFRTLGIREHADRYAAKLDMNTPASQALQAYLDGINQYQANHPAPIEFDVLGIDKRPFTPADTLSVAGYMAYSFAAAFRTEPVLTHIRDQLGADYLKAFDLDWHPQGVVGQNLAAGDWQDLNAIAELSHAALLDAGLPQFEGSNAWAVSGSRTASGKPLLAGDPHIRFAVPSVWYEANLSYPGFSLYGHHQALNPVASLGHNRDFAWSITMFQNDDLDLIAEKTNPDNPNQVWYRGQWVELQSREELISVKDAEPVRLTIRRSPHGPIINSALGETVGSTPIAMWWAFLETENPILDGFYQLNRAATLEQARVAAEHIEAPGLNVVWANATGDIGWWAAAKLPRRPAGVNPSFILDGSNGEAEKDGYYPFSANPQEENPERGYILSANYQPVSPTGMAIPGYYNLADRGQRLDERLRDSSVKWDVQNSQALQLEPGTGYPQRLLTLLAADLRAAASGSEEQALVEQLLSWDGQHQVENTAATLFNQLVYQLTREAMADELSEAFFTNLLQTRVLDSALPRLAADAHSPWWDKRGSEAVESRADTVKAAWQASLAHLRSTLGDDSAKWAWGSVHTLTHTHPLGQQKPLDNLFNVGAFAAPGGHETPNNLSQPVGPAPWSVVYGPSTRRLIDLADAGSALGINPVGQSGVLFDQHYKDQADAYIRGEYVPMHLDADAIKTNSRSQLILRP; encoded by the coding sequence ATGAAACGCACCCTGACTGCCCTGGCTCTGATCGTCGCAGCCTCTGCCGCCGGCGCTTACTGGTACATCGACAGCAAGCAGCCGCAACGTGACGGCGAGCGGCAACTGAGCCACCTGCAGGCCGCAGTCACGGTGGATTACGACGAACGCGGCGTGCCGCATATCCAGGCACAGAGCGAAGCCGATATGTACCGCGCCCTCGGTTATGTGCACGCCCAGGACCGCTTATTCCAGATGGAAATTCTCCGCCGCCTGGCCCGTGGCGAATTGGCGGAAATTCTCGGCAGCAAGCTGGTCGACACCGACCGCCTGTTCCGCACCCTGGGCATCCGCGAACACGCCGATCGCTACGCCGCCAAACTGGACATGAACACCCCGGCCAGTCAGGCGCTGCAGGCTTATCTGGATGGCATCAACCAGTATCAGGCCAACCACCCGGCGCCGATCGAGTTCGATGTGCTGGGCATCGACAAGCGTCCCTTCACCCCCGCCGACACCCTCAGCGTCGCCGGCTACATGGCTTACAGCTTTGCCGCGGCCTTTCGCACCGAGCCGGTGCTGACGCACATCCGTGATCAGCTGGGCGCCGACTACCTGAAAGCCTTCGACCTCGACTGGCACCCGCAGGGCGTGGTCGGGCAAAATCTCGCTGCCGGCGACTGGCAAGACCTCAACGCCATCGCCGAACTGAGCCACGCCGCGCTGCTGGATGCCGGCCTGCCGCAGTTCGAGGGCAGCAATGCCTGGGCGGTGTCCGGCAGCCGCACCGCCAGCGGCAAACCGCTGCTGGCCGGCGACCCGCATATCCGCTTTGCCGTGCCGTCGGTGTGGTACGAGGCCAACCTGAGTTACCCCGGTTTCAGCCTGTACGGCCATCACCAGGCGCTTAACCCAGTGGCCTCACTGGGCCACAACCGTGACTTTGCCTGGAGCATCACCATGTTCCAGAACGACGATTTGGACCTGATCGCCGAGAAAACCAACCCGGACAACCCCAACCAGGTCTGGTATCGCGGCCAATGGGTCGAGCTGCAAAGCCGTGAAGAGCTGATCAGCGTCAAGGATGCCGAGCCGGTGCGCCTGACCATCCGCCGCTCGCCGCACGGCCCGATCATCAACAGTGCTTTGGGTGAAACCGTCGGCAGCACACCGATTGCCATGTGGTGGGCGTTTCTCGAGACCGAGAACCCGATCCTCGATGGCTTTTACCAACTCAACCGCGCCGCCACGCTAGAACAAGCTCGCGTCGCCGCCGAGCACATCGAAGCGCCGGGGCTGAACGTGGTGTGGGCCAATGCCACGGGCGATATCGGCTGGTGGGCGGCGGCGAAACTGCCGCGTCGCCCGGCCGGGGTCAACCCGAGCTTTATCCTCGACGGCAGCAACGGCGAGGCGGAAAAAGACGGCTACTACCCGTTCAGCGCCAACCCGCAGGAAGAAAACCCCGAGCGCGGCTATATCCTCTCCGCCAACTACCAGCCCGTGTCGCCGACCGGCATGGCGATTCCCGGCTATTACAACCTGGCCGATCGCGGCCAGCGCCTCGACGAACGCCTGCGCGACAGCAGCGTGAAGTGGGACGTACAGAACAGCCAGGCGCTGCAACTGGAGCCCGGCACCGGCTACCCGCAACGCCTGCTCACTCTGCTGGCGGCTGATCTGCGGGCTGCCGCCAGCGGCAGCGAAGAGCAGGCGCTGGTCGAGCAGCTGCTGAGCTGGGATGGCCAGCATCAGGTCGAGAACACCGCCGCCACCCTATTCAACCAACTGGTGTACCAACTGACGCGTGAAGCCATGGCCGACGAGCTGAGCGAGGCCTTCTTCACCAACCTGCTGCAAACCCGCGTGCTCGACAGCGCCCTGCCGCGCCTGGCCGCCGATGCCCACTCGCCCTGGTGGGACAAACGCGGCAGTGAGGCGGTAGAAAGCCGTGCCGATACCGTCAAAGCCGCCTGGCAGGCCAGCCTCGCCCACCTGCGCAGCACCCTCGGTGACGACAGCGCAAAATGGGCCTGGGGCAGCGTACACACCCTCACTCACACCCACCCGCTGGGCCAGCAAAAGCCGCTGGATAACCTGTTCAACGTCGGCGCCTTTGCCGCACCGGGTGGCCATGAAACGCCGAACAACCTCTCGCAACCGGTCGGCCCGGCGCCCTGGTCGGTGGTGTACGGCCCCTCGACCCGTCGCCTGATCGATCTGGCCGACGCCGGCAGCGCCCTGGGCATCAACCCGGTGGGCCAGAGTGGCGTCTTGTTCGATCAGCATTACAAGGACCAAGCCGACGCTTACATACGTGGCGAGTACGTGCCGATGCACCTGGATGCCGACGCGATCAAAACCAACAGCCGCAGCCAGCTGATTCTGCGTCCATAA
- a CDS encoding DUF6160 family protein, translating into MHRPLRTVALSLVASLAAYTLPSQAELLPMDNQSLSEISGQAGISIRTDVLATISRISWNDDGGSASLRNVKIDNGCLTPASCPNGSGGSFAFGAAQLGLTLPIFGVNLPTLKIDVVNNGSGQQQLQLTLPDLTTINQQLIASGIPAQRIRMRVAADMYVGDSQLGSVEIRDITDLRGTFKVWGH; encoded by the coding sequence ATGCACCGCCCACTTCGCACCGTCGCCTTATCCCTCGTTGCCAGCCTTGCAGCCTATACGCTGCCAAGCCAGGCCGAATTGCTACCGATGGATAACCAAAGCCTGAGCGAAATCAGTGGCCAGGCCGGCATCAGCATCCGTACCGATGTATTGGCGACGATCAGCCGGATCAGCTGGAATGACGACGGTGGCAGCGCCTCGCTACGCAACGTGAAGATCGACAACGGCTGCCTGACCCCGGCCAGCTGTCCGAACGGTTCTGGCGGCAGCTTTGCCTTCGGCGCTGCACAACTGGGCCTGACCCTGCCGATCTTCGGCGTCAACCTGCCCACCCTGAAAATCGACGTGGTCAACAATGGCAGCGGCCAGCAGCAACTGCAGCTGACCTTGCCTGATCTCACCACCATCAACCAGCAGCTGATTGCCAGCGGCATTCCCGCCCAACGCATTCGTATGCGTGTAGCCGCTGACATGTACGTCGGCGACAGCCAGCTGGGCAGTGTTGAGATCCGCGACATCACCGATCTACGCGGGACCTTCAAGGTCTGGGGTCACTAA
- a CDS encoding AraC family transcriptional regulator produces MQHDPHNSIASALTHSSTLRRLLYEALAALGLDPTDTYRQAYQGVVLTPPLLTARADHDNAPRFWQALAGISGDADIGLHLGETMQPRPMDVVGYLLLASCDLGQALESFVRFQHILSGGFAARLELEGEQARLIFDLNYRGVGSLRQQMECLALLLQKMLASVTGGGFALDGVEFRHPAPRRLSEHRRLFGLLPRFAQAHDALIFPRAWLSRPSRSANPRLFAVLWAQAEVELAELEENQLLNRVRYWLEVNLGVQLCDLRRCATALGYSVGGLQRALAEQQQSFRQLHDEVRRLRAQALLDSGLAIREVARACGFAELSPFYRAFKRWQGATPMGFRRQLVVGAAAAD; encoded by the coding sequence ATGCAACACGACCCGCACAACAGCATCGCCAGCGCGCTGACCCATTCCTCGACCCTGCGCCGCCTGCTCTACGAGGCTCTGGCGGCATTGGGGCTGGACCCAACCGACACTTATCGCCAGGCCTATCAGGGCGTGGTGCTGACGCCGCCGCTGCTCACTGCCCGCGCAGACCACGACAATGCGCCGCGCTTCTGGCAGGCGTTGGCGGGCATCAGCGGTGATGCTGACATCGGCCTGCATCTGGGTGAAACCATGCAGCCACGGCCGATGGATGTGGTGGGTTACCTGCTGCTGGCCAGTTGCGACCTGGGCCAGGCGCTGGAGAGCTTTGTGCGTTTCCAGCACATCCTTTCTGGCGGTTTTGCCGCGCGCCTGGAGCTGGAGGGCGAGCAGGCGCGCTTGATCTTCGACCTCAATTACCGTGGCGTGGGTTCGTTGCGTCAGCAGATGGAGTGCCTGGCGCTGCTGCTGCAGAAGATGCTGGCCAGCGTCACCGGCGGCGGCTTTGCGCTCGACGGTGTGGAGTTTCGCCACCCGGCCCCGCGCCGGCTGAGTGAGCACCGCCGGCTGTTCGGCCTGCTGCCGCGCTTTGCCCAGGCGCATGATGCGCTGATCTTTCCGCGCGCCTGGCTTAGCCGGCCATCACGCAGCGCCAACCCACGGCTGTTCGCGGTGCTCTGGGCGCAGGCGGAAGTGGAGTTGGCCGAGTTGGAGGAAAACCAGCTGCTCAACCGCGTGCGTTACTGGCTGGAGGTCAACCTGGGCGTGCAACTATGCGATTTGCGCCGCTGCGCCACCGCGCTGGGTTACAGCGTTGGCGGACTGCAGCGGGCGTTGGCCGAACAGCAGCAGAGCTTTCGCCAGCTGCATGATGAGGTGCGCCGCCTGCGCGCACAGGCCCTACTCGACAGCGGTCTGGCCATCCGTGAAGTGGCTCGTGCCTGCGGCTTTGCCGAGCTGTCGCCGTTTTACCGCGCGTTCAAGCGCTGGCAGGGCGCGACGCCAATGGGCTTTCGCCGGCAGTTGGTTGTAGGGGCAGCAGCGGCAGACTGA
- a CDS encoding DUF523 domain-containing protein, whose protein sequence is MQKILVSRCLLGQRVRYDGGAHGPFSLLERWQQEGRVVPLCPEVAGGLPTPRAPAEIAGGQGAKVLDGHLPVLTVDGEDVTAAFVDGAQQALALVAQHGIGIALLKARSPSCGNREAYDGSFSGTQVAGEGVTAAALRRAGVRVFSEEELVAAQAFLAVLDGAD, encoded by the coding sequence ATGCAGAAAATTCTGGTGAGCCGTTGCCTGCTGGGCCAGCGCGTACGCTATGACGGCGGTGCCCATGGTCCGTTCAGCCTGCTGGAGCGCTGGCAACAGGAAGGCCGCGTGGTGCCGTTGTGCCCGGAAGTGGCGGGCGGCTTGCCCACGCCGCGTGCCCCAGCGGAAATTGCGGGCGGTCAGGGGGCAAAAGTGCTCGATGGGCACCTGCCGGTGCTGACGGTGGATGGCGAGGATGTCACAGCGGCTTTTGTTGACGGCGCACAACAGGCCCTGGCCCTGGTGGCGCAGCATGGCATTGGTATTGCGCTGCTTAAGGCGCGCAGTCCCTCGTGTGGCAATCGCGAGGCGTATGACGGCAGTTTTAGCGGCACCCAGGTCGCTGGCGAAGGCGTGACGGCGGCGGCCTTGCGCCGCGCCGGGGTGCGGGTGTTCAGTGAAGAAGAACTGGTGGCGGCGCAGGCCTTTCTGGCGGTGCTGGACGGCGCTGATTAA
- a CDS encoding DUF6436 domain-containing protein — protein sequence MASCAPVCRRLLMTRPTRKTLLASLLILLWAAAMLAAYRWYESRYLRSFSEQTALFYGEQLRLPDELAGPGPIRLVHFWDPACPCNVGNQQHLAELIERFASQGVNFYAVQKPGSSGQLPSTLSALQPLAELTGSTQIPASPAVAIWDRTGQLAYFGPYSEGAVCTSSNSFIEPILDALIEERPVSASNTLAVGCFCEWQNN from the coding sequence ATGGCAAGCTGCGCGCCTGTTTGCCGAAGGCTGCTCATGACTCGACCCACACGCAAGACCCTCCTCGCCAGCTTGCTGATTCTGCTCTGGGCAGCCGCCATGCTGGCCGCCTACCGGTGGTATGAATCGCGCTACCTACGCAGTTTCAGCGAGCAGACGGCCCTGTTCTATGGTGAACAGCTGCGCCTGCCGGATGAGCTGGCCGGCCCCGGTCCCATTCGCCTGGTGCACTTCTGGGACCCGGCCTGCCCGTGCAATGTCGGCAACCAGCAACACCTGGCCGAACTGATTGAACGCTTCGCCTCCCAGGGCGTGAACTTCTATGCCGTGCAAAAGCCCGGCAGCAGCGGCCAACTGCCCAGCACCCTGAGCGCCCTGCAGCCGCTGGCTGAACTGACAGGCAGCACGCAGATTCCCGCCAGCCCGGCGGTGGCCATCTGGGACCGCACGGGTCAGCTGGCGTACTTCGGTCCCTACAGCGAAGGGGCTGTTTGCACCTCCAGCAACAGCTTTATCGAGCCGATTCTCGATGCCCTGATTGAAGAGCGCCCGGTCAGCGCCAGCAATACTCTGGCAGTGGGCTGCTTCTGTGAGTGGCAGAACAACTGA
- the serA gene encoding phosphoglycerate dehydrogenase, which produces MSKTSLDKSKIKFLLLEGVHQNAVDTLKAAGYTNIEYLKGALSDDELKEKIADAHFIGIRSRTQLTAEVFDCAKRLVAVGCFCIGTNQVDLDAARERGIAVFNAPYSNTRSVAELVLAQAILLLRGIPEKNASCHRGGWIKSAANSFEIRGKKLGIVGYGSIGTQLSVLAEAMGMQVFFYDTVTKLPLGNATQIAKLHDLLGMCDIVSLHVPELPSTQWMIGEKEIRAMKKGGILINAARGTVVELEHLAAAIKDEHLIGAAIDVFPVEPKSNDEEFESPLRGLDRVILTPHIGGSTAEAQANIGLEVAEKLVKYSDNGTSVSSVNFPEVALPAHPGKHRLLHIHANIPGVMSEINNVFAENGINISGQFLQTNDKVGYVVIDVDADYSDLALEKLQHVKGTIRSRVLF; this is translated from the coding sequence ATGAGCAAGACCTCTCTCGACAAGAGCAAGATCAAGTTCCTTCTTCTTGAAGGCGTCCACCAGAATGCAGTGGACACCCTGAAGGCCGCTGGTTACACCAACATCGAGTACCTCAAGGGCGCACTCTCCGACGACGAGCTGAAAGAAAAGATCGCCGATGCGCACTTTATCGGTATCCGTTCGCGCACCCAGCTGACCGCCGAAGTCTTCGACTGCGCCAAGCGCCTGGTGGCTGTAGGCTGCTTCTGCATCGGCACCAACCAGGTTGACCTCGACGCCGCCCGCGAGCGCGGTATCGCCGTGTTCAACGCACCCTATTCGAACACCCGCTCGGTGGCCGAACTGGTGCTGGCCCAGGCCATTCTGCTGCTGCGCGGCATCCCCGAGAAGAACGCTTCCTGCCACCGTGGTGGCTGGATCAAGTCGGCAGCCAACTCCTTCGAAATCCGTGGCAAGAAGCTGGGTATCGTCGGTTACGGCTCGATCGGCACCCAGCTCTCGGTACTGGCTGAAGCCATGGGCATGCAGGTGTTCTTCTACGACACCGTGACCAAGCTGCCACTGGGCAACGCCACCCAGATCGCCAAACTGCACGACCTGCTGGGCATGTGCGACATCGTGTCGCTGCACGTCCCTGAGCTGCCCTCCACCCAGTGGATGATCGGCGAGAAAGAAATCCGCGCCATGAAAAAGGGCGGCATTCTGATCAACGCCGCACGCGGCACCGTGGTTGAACTGGAGCATCTGGCTGCGGCGATCAAGGACGAGCACCTGATTGGCGCCGCCATCGACGTGTTCCCGGTCGAGCCAAAGTCCAACGACGAAGAGTTCGAAAGCCCGCTGCGTGGCCTGGACCGCGTGATCCTGACCCCGCACATCGGCGGTTCGACCGCTGAAGCCCAGGCCAACATCGGCCTGGAAGTGGCCGAGAAGCTGGTCAAGTACAGCGACAACGGTACCTCGGTTTCGTCCGTCAACTTCCCGGAAGTGGCCCTGCCGGCGCACCCGGGCAAGCACCGCCTGCTGCACATCCACGCCAACATCCCAGGCGTGATGAGCGAGATCAACAACGTGTTCGCCGAAAACGGCATCAACATCTCTGGCCAGTTCCTGCAGACCAACGACAAGGTCGGCTACGTGGTCATCGACGTCGACGCCGACTACTCCGACCTGGCGCTGGAGAAGCTGCAACACGTTAAAGGCACGATCCGCAGCCGCGTCTTGTTCTAA
- a CDS encoding DUF4344 domain-containing metallopeptidase, translating into MLTLPVRFTLLLTGLLTLGSTQAQSNANSLSVRYEAAPLELRDIAAQAEQDAILEGWREQIEALLPDQGLQLLLTMRTCDEANAFYDSAEQSIIYCYEELQDTQNNFAQFEADGQLNAEEAQAFAVGWSDYLFFHELGHALIDQLEIPMLGREEDVADQISTYIWVHREDGEHILNGTILSFATWGDDVSEDGLAATHSLNGQRYYNVMCWAYGADIERYSDAGDQLPEERRDSCEEEYWQLANAIEQLLPLHFDDDPAP; encoded by the coding sequence ATGCTCACCCTTCCAGTCCGTTTTACCCTGCTATTGACCGGCTTATTAACCCTCGGCAGCACTCAGGCCCAATCCAATGCCAACAGTTTGAGCGTACGCTACGAGGCCGCGCCGCTTGAGCTGCGAGACATCGCCGCACAGGCCGAACAGGATGCCATTCTCGAGGGTTGGCGTGAGCAGATCGAAGCGTTGCTGCCGGATCAGGGCCTGCAACTGCTGCTGACAATGCGCACATGCGATGAGGCCAACGCGTTTTACGACAGCGCCGAACAGAGCATCATTTATTGCTACGAAGAGCTGCAAGACACGCAAAACAACTTCGCTCAATTTGAAGCCGATGGCCAACTCAATGCCGAAGAGGCGCAGGCGTTCGCCGTCGGCTGGAGCGACTACCTGTTCTTCCACGAACTGGGCCACGCGCTGATCGATCAGTTGGAAATCCCCATGCTGGGGCGCGAAGAAGATGTGGCCGATCAGATCAGCACCTACATTTGGGTACACCGCGAAGACGGCGAGCACATCCTCAACGGCACCATTTTAAGCTTTGCCACGTGGGGCGACGATGTCAGCGAAGACGGGCTGGCCGCGACGCACAGCCTGAACGGGCAACGCTATTACAACGTGATGTGCTGGGCATACGGTGCCGACATCGAGCGTTACAGCGATGCAGGCGATCAGCTTCCGGAGGAGCGCCGGGACAGTTGTGAAGAGGAGTATTGGCAGCTGGCCAATGCCATCGAACAGCTTCTGCCACTGCACTTCGATGATGATCCAGCGCCTTAA
- a CDS encoding DUF2059 domain-containing protein: protein MRALSVVLTLLLSLPALADDYLRLYQAAGWPQQRMHFSDALQAAQERYRSSLPPAVHQALVNNSNQRFAPNAMDQRALQGLRSHLAAPASALQFFQSPLGRKIVDAELLATRSDQLARHANGLPRSEASATRRLLIRHLAQALPAREAGAEVSLALAGVAADSLSQMLPGLLGGDSAQAMLNGQRQRLMEQIGTDLDNTLLHVYRELSDPELEEFVSFAQSDAGKAYYQAALAAIRSGLAVGQSSTALAPASQGI, encoded by the coding sequence ATGCGCGCCCTTTCCGTTGTACTGACCCTGCTGCTCAGCCTGCCCGCCCTGGCGGACGATTACCTGCGGCTGTATCAGGCGGCCGGCTGGCCGCAGCAACGCATGCATTTCAGCGACGCCCTGCAGGCCGCTCAGGAGCGCTACCGCAGCAGCCTGCCGCCAGCGGTGCATCAGGCGCTGGTCAACAACAGCAACCAGCGCTTCGCCCCCAACGCCATGGACCAACGCGCCCTACAGGGCTTGCGCAGCCACCTCGCGGCGCCCGCCAGTGCCTTGCAGTTCTTCCAGTCGCCACTGGGGCGCAAGATTGTCGATGCCGAGTTATTGGCCACCCGCAGCGACCAACTGGCCCGCCATGCCAATGGTCTGCCGCGCAGTGAAGCCAGCGCCACCCGCCGCCTGCTGATTCGCCACCTGGCCCAGGCGCTGCCGGCGCGGGAAGCCGGTGCCGAAGTCAGCCTGGCCCTGGCCGGTGTAGCCGCCGACAGCCTCAGTCAGATGCTCCCCGGCCTGCTCGGTGGCGACAGCGCCCAGGCCATGCTCAATGGCCAGCGCCAGCGGTTGATGGAGCAGATCGGGACGGATCTGGATAACACCCTGCTGCACGTCTACCGCGAGCTGAGCGATCCGGAGCTGGAAGAGTTCGTCAGTTTCGCCCAGTCCGATGCCGGCAAGGCCTACTACCAGGCCGCACTGGCGGCAATCCGCAGCGGCCTGGCGGTCGGCCAGAGCAGCACAGCACTGGCTCCAGCCTCGCAAGGCATCTGA
- a CDS encoding alpha/beta hydrolase, with translation MPEPFQPDNLSASLRPLAAAVVLSPAEQAYRQFYGFSDAWATRSCMGTLQAAGYQIAVQAWWPEQPRATLVLVHGYYDHVGLYRHVIEWALGMGFAVLAFDLPGHGLSSGERASIGDFAEYQAVLQAVLVEAAALELPQPWHLCGQSTGGAILIDYLLTGSPGAAIGETILLAPLVRPRAWGWSQFSYRIMKRFVSEIPRRFSVNSSDAEFIDFVHHQDPLQPRNLPTAWVGALSQWVPHIEAAPRSLRSPWIIQGEADMTVAWRHNLRVLQDKFAAPQVLCLAEARHHLANEAPALRQRYFEFLSQKLA, from the coding sequence ATGCCAGAGCCGTTTCAGCCGGACAACCTGTCTGCCAGTCTGCGACCCTTAGCCGCAGCCGTTGTGCTGTCGCCGGCTGAACAGGCCTACCGACAGTTCTACGGTTTCAGCGACGCCTGGGCGACGCGCAGCTGCATGGGTACGCTGCAGGCCGCCGGCTACCAGATCGCCGTACAGGCCTGGTGGCCTGAGCAGCCGCGCGCCACGCTGGTGCTGGTGCATGGTTACTACGACCACGTTGGCCTGTATCGCCATGTGATCGAGTGGGCGCTGGGCATGGGCTTCGCCGTGCTGGCCTTCGACTTGCCGGGGCATGGCCTGTCCAGCGGCGAGCGCGCCAGCATTGGAGATTTTGCCGAGTACCAGGCGGTGCTGCAGGCGGTGCTGGTGGAGGCCGCCGCGCTCGAGCTGCCGCAGCCCTGGCATCTGTGCGGGCAAAGCACCGGTGGGGCGATTCTGATCGACTACCTGCTGACTGGTAGCCCGGGTGCGGCCATCGGCGAAACCATCCTGCTGGCGCCGTTAGTGCGGCCGCGGGCATGGGGTTGGTCGCAGTTCAGTTATCGCATCATGAAGCGCTTTGTCAGCGAGATTCCCCGGCGCTTCAGCGTCAATTCCAGCGATGCCGAGTTCATTGACTTCGTGCATCACCAGGACCCGTTGCAGCCACGCAACCTGCCAACCGCCTGGGTCGGCGCGCTTAGTCAGTGGGTGCCGCATATCGAAGCCGCGCCGCGCAGTCTTCGCAGCCCGTGGATCATTCAGGGTGAAGCCGACATGACGGTGGCCTGGCGGCACAACCTGCGGGTGTTGCAGGACAAGTTCGCCGCTCCGCAGGTTTTGTGTCTGGCCGAGGCGCGGCACCACCTGGCCAACGAAGCGCCGGCCTTGCGCCAGCGCTATTTCGAGTTTCTTAGTCAGAAGCTGGCGTAG